Below is a genomic region from Sediminitomix flava.
AACCAAGATTCATGGTATCACGACAGAAAGAGCGATCAATGAAGGTCATGATCTTTCTGAAGTACTTGAAATTTTTGCAAAGGATGTCGCTAGAGCTGATAAACTGATCGGTCACAATGTTATTTTCGATATCAATGTGACGGGTTCAGAGTTCTATCGTACAGGCGTAGAAAGTCAATTATTAGAAACAGGAACCATTGATACCAAAGATGTATCGGTTGATTTTTGTGCTATCCCTGGTGGGCGTGGCGGTAAATTCAAATGGCCTACGCTTACTGAGCTTCACGTTAAGTTATTTGGTGAAGAATTTGACGCAGCCCATGATGCCGCATATGACGTTCATGCAACTACCAAATGTTTCTTTGGTCTAATAGCTGAAGGTGTCGTTGAGCCTCTTAATGGTATTGCAGTTGAAGATATTGTCTATGAAGCTCCAGAACTAGACGAAGCAAACTTTGTACATCAAGAAGAGTCTGCAAGTAAAGCTGGTGGTTCTATTGATAAAGAAGCAGCTTTAGCTGAATTAAAAGATGAGCCTTTTACACACCTACATTTACATTCCCAATTCTCAATTCTTCAAGCCACTTGTGAAATCAATGCGATTGTAGATAAGGCTAAGGAAATGGGAATGACTTCTGTCGCACTTACCGATATGGGTAATATGTATGCGGCTTTCCATTTTGTAAGAGCAGCTCTTAAAGCAGATATAAAACCTATTGTAGGATGTGAATTCTTCTTATCTGAAGATCGAACAAAGCAAAAGTTTACGAAAGACAATCCAGATAGAAGGCGTACTCAGAACCTTATTGCCAAACATAAGGCAGGGTACCATAACCTTGCAAAGTTAGCTTCTGAAGCTTTCATTTCTGGATATTATGCGGGTTTTCCACGTATTGATAAGAATATTCTTGTTGAGTTTAAAGAAGGCTTAATTGCGACAACAGGCGGATTGGATAGTCCAATTAACCATCTTATTCTAAACGTAGGAGAGGAGCAAGCAGAACAAGAGTTTATTTGGTGGCTAGAAACATTCCAAGATGATTTCTATATCCAATTGATGCGTCATGGTCTTGAAGAAGAAGATTATGTAAATGGTGTTTTAATTGGTTTTGCAAAGAAATATGGCGTGAAATATTTTGCTGCAAATAATGTCTATTATATGGACAAAGAAGGAGCAAATGCCCATGATATCCTTCTTTGTGTAAAAGACGGTGAAAAGCAAGATACGCCAATTGGTAGAGGTAGAGGATTCCGTTTTGGTTTCCCAAATCAAGAGTTCTATTTCAAGTCTCCAGATGAGATGAAAGAACTCTTCTATGATTTGCCAGAAGCAATTCGTACAACCAAAGAAATTGATGATAAAATTGAAGGTTATGAGTTAGCACGTGATGTGCTACTTCCTGCCTTCGATATTCCCGATGAGTTTAAAGATCCATTGGACGATGAAGATGGAGGAAAACGAGGGGAGAATAACTACTTACGTTATTTGACTTATATCGGAGCAAAAGATCGATATGGTGAAATGACAAAAGAACTCAGAGAACGTTTAGACTTTGAGTTGATGATTATTGAGAATACAGGATATCCGGGTTACTTCCTTATTGTACAAGATTTTACGTCTAGTGCAAGAGATATGGGCGTTTCGGTTGGTCCTGGTCGTGGATCTGCTGCAGGTTCTGCTGTTGCTTATTGTATTGGTATTACCAATGTCGACCCGATCAAATATGATTTGCTATTTGAGCGTTTCTTGAATCCCGATCGTGTATCCATGCCCGATATTGATATTGACTTTGATGATGAAGGGCGTGGAGATATTATTAACTGGGTAGTTGATAAATATGGCTCAAGGCAGGTTTCTCATATCATTACTTATGGTACTATGGCTGCCAAGTCATCTATTCGTGACACAGCTAGGGTACTAGATTTACCTTTATCGGATTCGGATAGGGTAGCAAAGCTTGTTCCCGATATGAAATTGGGGAAACTCTTCAAAATGGATGATAACCAACTCCGAGAGAAACTAAACTCTGAACAAATGGAGATGGCTCGTCAATTGAAAGAGATTTCTGAACAAGACAACCTTGAAGGAAATGTACTGAATACAGCTCGTGTACTTGAAGGTTCGGTTCGTAATACGGGGATTCACGCATGTGGGGTCATCATTACTCCCGATGATATCACCAACTTTATTCCTGTATCTACGGCAAAAGATGCTGACCTTCTAGTGACTCAGTTTGATAACTCGGTGGTAGAAGATGCGGGTATGTTGAAGATGGATTTCTTAGGTTTGAAAACCTTGACCATCATCAAAGATGCCATCAAAATGATTAAGGAAAATCATGGTGTTTTAATTGATACCGATGATATTCCTCTGAATGACCACCCAACGTATAGGTTGTATCAAGGAGGTGAAACAAATGGTACATTCCAGTTTGAGTCTCCGGGTATGCAGAAGCACTTGCGCTCACTTGTTCCCGATAAGTTTGCTGATTTGATTGCGATGAACGCCTTGTATCGTCCGGGGCCTCTTGAATATATTCCAAACTTTATTGCACGTAAGCATGGTGAAGAAGAAATCACCTATGACGTGGATAAAATGGAAGAATATCTTGCGGAAACATACGGTATTACTGTCTATCAAGAGCAAGTAATGCTTCTGTCTCAGTCTTTGGCAGGTTTTACCAAAGGTGAAGCCGATATGCTACGTAAGGCTATGGGTAAGAAAATCTTTGCCTTACTAGAAAAGCTGAAGCCTAAGTTTATTGAAGGGGGAACAGAAAGAGGTCATAATCCTGAACGTCTGGAGAAAGTTTGGAAAGACTGGGAAGCATTTGCAGCTTATGCCTTTAACAAGTCTCACTCAACTTGTTATTCTGTGGTAGCTTTCCATACTGGATACTTGAAGGCGAATTATCCTTCAGAATATATGGCATCCGTTCTTACGCACAATATGAACGACATCAAGAAGGTAACCTTCTTTATGGAAGAATGTGCGAGGATGAAGATCGATGTACTTGGTCCAGATGTCAATGAATCTCGAATGGACTTTACTGTAAATGCAGAAGGTGCAATTCGATTTGGTATGGGAGCAATTAAAGGGGTTGGAGAAGGTCCTATTAATGCCATTATTGAAGAAAGAGAAAATAATGGTAGCTATAAAAATATCCATGATTTTGTAGAGCGTGTTAACCTAAAAGCAGTTAACAAAAAAGCTATGGAAGGTTTAGCTTATGGAGGTGGTTTTGATGGATTCAAAGGACTACATCGTGCACAATTTTTCCATACTCCAGAAGGTGATCGCTTAAATGGTATCGAAAAGCTATTGAGATATGGTAACCAATTCCAAGCAGAAAAGTCTTCGGCTCAGATTTCTCTTTTTGGAGCGGGTAGTGGGGTTGAAATGCCAAAACCTAAGCTTCCAGAGTGTGATAAGTGGAGTCAGTTGGTGGAATTGAGACATGAAAAAGAAGTAGTAGGTTTCTTTATCTCAGGTCATCCACTAGATATGTATAAAACTGAGATTGATAATCTTTGTGTACCACTTTCTCGTATTGATCAACACCAAAACCAAGAGATTAAGGTTGGAGGAATGCTTTCTGATGTAAGAATTTTGGAAAGTAAGAATGGTAACAAGTTTGGCTTGTTCTCACTGGAAGACTATGATGGCGTAACTGGGATGGCAATGTTTGGAGAAGCATTTAACCTCAATAAGCATATGCTGAACCCAGGTGAATTTGTATGCATTACTGGTCGAGTAAAAGAGAGTTTTAGGAATAAAGGACAATGGGAGCTTCAGCCTAAGTCAATTATGCATCTGTCTGAAATGAAAGACAAATTCATCAATTCAGTTGATCTTAGAATCAATATTGAAGATTTGAATGAAGTATTGATGAAGGAATTACTCACGCTTTTTGAAAATAACCAAGGGAAGTGTGATGTCAACTTTGAAATCATTGACCAGAAAGAGAAAATCATTCTAAATTTCTTGAATAGAAAGTTTAAAATAGATCCTTCAAATGAATTAATTTCAGGAATTGAAAATCTTGAAGGAGTAACATATAACGTACATTAAAATGTAGCTTCTACCTTTAAATTTTGGATTATAGGTAGAAGCTTTTATATTGATTAAAACTTAAATCATTAGGCTAAAAAACACTAACATCAACGATATTCTTATGAAGAAATTAATGAAGTTATTCTTTGCGTTTTCGATAATTGCAGTCACCTTTTTAAGCTCTTGTAATTCTAAAAAAGAGGGAAAAGAAAAAGTAGCGGATACTACAAATTATGCATTACCATCAGCTAATGGAGCTATTGGAGAGATTTACCTTCTTATGGACTCTGCTAAGTGGGAAGGAGAATTGGGTGCTGAAGTGAGAAAAATATTTAATGAAACAATGCCTGGTCTCTTACAAAATGAGACACGTTTCAATGTTAGTTATATCAGACCTAAAAGTTTTAATAGAGTCCTAAAACGTACAAAAAATCTAGTTTTCATTACTTCTCTCGAGTCTAATTCTTCTGATACAGAAAAATTGAAAGAGTTTTATGGAAAAGCTATGCAGGATAAGTTTGTAGAAACTGGTGAAGCATACATGTCTGCGGGAACTGATATTTATGCAAGAGGTCAGAAAGTATTAAATATTGTAAGTGGTTCTGACCGTGAGTTGATGAAACTCCTGAAGAAAAACAAACAGTCAATTCATAAGTTCTTTGCTGATGCAGATATCGCCCGTATTAATGAAAAGATGATATTTAACACGCATCTTAAAAATGAATTAAAGAAAGAACATGGTTTCTCTCTAAATATTCCTGATGGATATAAAATAGCAAAAGATACGGCTCAGTTTGTTTGGTTGAGACAACCAGATGTAAAGTGGGATAAATACCTTATTGTAGCGTATAAAGATTATGAGTCGGAGAAAGAGTTTGATTATGATTCAGTAATTCATTTTAGAGATTCTCTTTGTAAAAAATTCATTTACGGAAACCCTGCTAAAAAAGATTCTTATGTAATCACTTTAAAAGACAGATTCCGTCCTGATACTGAAGTTACTGAGCTGGATGGGAAGTTTGCTAGAGAATTAAGAGGGCATTGGCAAACGTATAGTCAAACAATGGGTGGACCTTTCGTGAGTTATACGGTTACAGATGATGAGAATAAGCGTCTATATTATGTTGAAGGCTTTGTTTACGCACCTAGTAAAGATAAAATGCCATTTATTAGAGAATTAGAGGCTGTTCTGACAACTTTTGAGACAAACTAATATAAAGCTAAGTAAAAATGAAAAGGCACATTAATTCAGATTAATGTGCCTTTTGTCTTTTAAGAATTAGGAATTATACCTCAGCAGAACTTCCTCCACCTTCAACCATTTTGCCTAATTCTTGATCAATTAACCATTTACCTTGTGGATGATCCTCTCCAATTAACTCAAATACTTCAATAATTCTTCTCGCCGTTTCTTCTTCTTCTCGTTGTTCGGCTACAAACCATTCTAAGAATTGGAATGTTCCCCAGTCTTTTTCTTGAAAACAAAGATCTACTAAATGATTGATTGATTTAGTTACCTTAATTTCATGTTCTAATAACTGGTCGAAAATTTCTCTAAGTGAGCTAAAGGATGTCTGGATATCTTTAATTTCAGCGGCTAAAGCATGACCACCAACAGCATTTATATACTTAAATATTTTAAGCATATGCATGCGTTCTTCTTCAGCATGTTCATATAAGAATTTGGCAGCGTTTTGATACCCTTGAATTTCACACCATGAAGCGCATGATAAATAGAATTGAGATGAAAGATCTTCAAGTTCAACTTGTTTATTCAAGCTTTCTTCAACTAAATTAGAAAGGGAAGATTTTAATCGAGTGTTGTTCATAATAGAAAATTAATAGTGCTGTCTTACTCTGACAACCTTTTTAGAATCAAAAAGTTACAAAAGATATATAATATATATTCTTTCTGGAAAACGGCTTTTAAGAATTGATAACTACAAAAGCCATTTAGAATTATACAATTTATCTTTGTATTTTCGTAAATTTAAAATTATATATTTTTTTATTTAGGGTAGAGATTGATGATGAGCTTGATGTCTATGAGTATTCTTAATGACATAAAACGTATTGGAATTCAGATACAACGATGGAATCGTAATATCAAGAAGAGAGTTGAAGACCCTGAAGTCTCATTCTTGGAAAAGACACTGATCAGGTTATGGATATGGCTTGTTGATACTTTTACCTTGTTAAAAGAAACGATAATAGAATATATAGAGGATGATGCAATCAGTAAAGCTGCTGCATTTACTTACTATATGATTTTATCACTTCCATCTGTACTCTACATCATAATCACTGCAGCAGGTCCTTTTTTAGGAGAAGAAACGGTAAAGCAAGCAATTGTCGAACAGATATCAGAGTTTACTTCAGAAGATGTAAGTGCTCAATTTGACCTCATTTTACATAATTTGTCTTCAGTAGGAGGGCAGACGAATATAGCCTTAATAAATACCCTAGTCTTATTTTTTGTAGCTACTCTTGCCGTTTATACATTACAAAACTCCTTAAATACTTTTTGGAAAGTTCATAAGCATAAAAAAGTAACTATACTTCAAGCAATCTTTGATCGTTTCCTAGCTTTGATGCTTATCCTAGCATTAGCGTTCTCAATAGGTATTTCCCTTGTATTTGAAACTACTTTATTTGCGATCAATGAATTCTTTGAAACGCTTGTTCCAGATTATACCACAGAGTTAATGCATTCCTTAAAGACAAGTTATTCACTTGTTTTTACATCTATGATTATTGCATTAATCTTTAAGTATTTACCAGATGCTGCAATCAAATTTAGAGATGCTTTATTTGGTGGTTTTGTTACGGCTTCTCTAATGTGGATGGGACAATTAGGAATTGGTTGGTATTTGGCTAAAGTAGATTTTACATCATCCTATGGTGCTGCAGGTTCATTAGTTATCGTAATGTTATGGACATTTTATACTTCTCAAGTGCTTTTCTTTGGTGCAATTTTCACTTACGTATATACAAGGAAACATGGCAAAGGAATTCGCTCGTCAAGTATTTTGAGGAGATTAAGAGGAACTGCAAATGCGAAAGTACCTAAAGTGATGACGCTTCACGATCGTATTCAGGTAGAAAAAGCTACAGCCGATGATCTTCCGAGTATTATCAATGCACAAGTTGAAATGGCATTGGAGACTGAAGATTTAATTTTACACCGACCAACAGTTGAATTGGGAGTTAATAATTTGTTTGATCATCCCGAAGCAGGCTATTACGTTGTAGCAAGATTAGATGATAAAGTTATTGGAAACTTACTAGTCTTGAAAGAGTGGAGTGATTGGAGAAATGGTACTGTACTTTGGATACATTCTCTATTTATCAAAAATGAATACAGACATAAGGGGGTATTCAAAATGATGTATGATAGGTTAAAGAGTGAGGTTAAAAAGGATGATAAATTAAAAGGAATCAGGCTTTACGTAGATAAACAAAATGTAAAAGCTCAAGCCGTTTATGAACAGATAGGAATGAGTAAAGAGCATTACGAAATGTATGAATGGCTTAAGGACTAGATTGTTGAAGTTTAACTATAAATTAAACCCCATTTCTTATTACTTAAGAAATGGGGGTTTTAGATTATAATTTTACGGCTAAAATTGTAATATCATCTCTAAGGGCTGTGTCCGATATATGTCTATTGAGGGTGCTTGTTAGTATTTCTTTTTGAGTGGCTAATTTCTTTGATTTTATGACTTCGAGAAGGTCTTCGAAGTTTGTACTACCTATTTTCTTTCTTTGACTATTTGACGCATCAACATATCCATCTGTTGTAAGGTATAAAATGTCTCCCTTAGAAAGTGAAAGTTCTTGGCTTGTAAAAACTGATTCTGATTTTGATGAGCTTCTAATCCCAATAGAAAGATTATCTCCTTTTAATTTTAATAGTTTTCCTCCTTGAGTATAGTATAAAGGTCGTTTAGCTCCTACAAATTGCACTTTGTAGCATTCTTCTTTTTCTTCCTTTATGCAGCAAAGAACGACATCCATTCCTATTTCATTTAGGTTTTCAGAGTGATCTAGTGTCTCAGAAAGTCTATTCTGCATTTGATTTAGAATATTGGCAGTATCTGAATTTCCAAATTCATGTATAACAGCCTCCAATAAAGTATATGCTTTCATAGACATAAATGCTCCGGGAACTCCATGACCTGTACAGTCTATAACCGCTATTGTTGTTGTCTTTCCTATTTTTTTATACCAATAAATGTCTCCTGAAACTATATCTTTCGGGATATAAATATTAGATACCTCTTGAAAACTATTTAAGAGCTCTTTTCTTGAAGGTAGTAATCCTTCCTGCATGCTCTTTGCCGCTTTTATACTATCAGTAATCTGAATGTTTTTTTCTTGGAGAAGGCTGTTGCTTTCTTCTAAAACCACTTTTTGTGATTGAATCTCTTCATTAAATTCTGTGAGTGTATCAGCTTGATCTTGTAAGTCTTTTTGTTGTTTTCTGAGGATGATATTCATTTTTTTTCTTTGGCTATTATTGTAAAGTAGGCCAATTGCCATAAGAAGAAATAAGATGAATGCCGCAATAAAAACATTTCGAATTCTTAATTGAGCTTCAATTTCTTGCTCTTGTAAAAGTAGTTGCTGCTTTTGGAGTTCATTCTCTTTCTGAGCTTTAACTTTTTCATATTTCGCTTCCATTTCAGCTATTTGCTTTGTTCTTTCAGCAGAAAAGGATTCATCACTTAATTTTATAAATGTCCTTAAAGTATGATAGGCTTGATTGTATTTATTCTCTCTTTCGTAAAGTGTAGCCAGAAAGTCATGAAACTTTAGTTCTTGTTCCTTAAAACCAAATTCTTGAGCTATTTCAATTGCTTTTTTATAATGATCCTCAGCTAGTTTTAGTCGATTTGTTTTTTCATAAAGTAGTGCTTTTACATTATGAAAGAAGGCGTTGTAGTAACTACTGTTTAGTTGTTTTAGAAGCGGTTCTGATTCTTGTAAGTGACTTTCAGCTAGATCTAATTTATTGTTTTTGATTAATGACTCACTTTTGTTTAGAAGAAGTAATGTCAACTCATTTGTATTCTTATTTTCTCTGGCAATTCTGATCCCAGAGTTGAGGTATAGCAAGGCGGAGTCAAACTTATAAAGATCAGTGTAAATGATCCCGATATTGTTTAACAGCATTGGTGATAATTCATTTTCATTACTTCTGTTAGCTGATTCCTTATAGTATTTGATGGCTTTTATCGTGTCCTTATTACTTACATAGCAGTTTCCCAAGTTAGTAAGAGTCGAAAGTATCAGATTCTGATCTTTTAATTCTTCAGCGATCTCTAGACAGTTCAGATTATATGCTGTAGCTTTTTCTAATTCACCCATTCCGTAATAGCATGTAGCTATTGCCCTGTAGGATATAGCGATTCCTCGCTCAAAGTTTAGCTTTTTTGCTAACTCAATAGCTTCAAGACCATAAGAGATTCCTTTTTCTGGAGCAAACTGCCAAAGACTAAAACTCAAGTAAGAAAGGTCTTTTACTCTTATCGTATCTTCAGTGTTTTCTAGTTTGAGTTTTTCTTCTAGTTCTAGGATGTAGTCTGTTTGAGAAAAACTGAAATTTGAAATTAGAAGAAGGGAAGTGATCAAGATCCATTTAAAAGTCTTTACAGTCATAGTTCTAATATTTTAAAAAGTTAGTTTTGGCAGTTGTGTATTTATAATAAATGGATTTTTTGTGGATAAACCTTACTTAAACGGGTATAGCTGGGTTTTTGGGTAATAAGGTTTATTGATGTGATAAAATAGTATTACCTGTTATTGAGCATAAAAAAACTCCAAACTTTTAGTTTGGAGTCGTAATCATAATTCGAAAAATCTTCTCAATTAGTTGCTACTAACTTCCCAGAATCCTTCAAATTGTTCTGTAAGTCCTTCTATGTTTTTTACTTCATGAGCATTAAGAAGGGAGATTAATTCTTTTTCATAGACTTCAAAAGATTTACCCGTGTTTTTGTGGTCTTCCACAGCGGCATCAGCTAAGTCTTTTAGTCTTTTATTGGAACCTGCATGTCCCATTGGTGCTGTTAGTACTAAAGGATTAGTACTAAAGTCTTCATTTAATTGAGAAATAGCATTTTCAAATTTCATAGCATATAACAGTTTAGAGAAATGAATAATAGTTGAAATTTGCTAGATGTTTCTAGATTGATAGAAAGCTAATAAAAATTATTAAGTGTAGAAAATACTTTAAATAATTTTTATTAAAAAATGATTATAATCTATGAAAGAAATGCTTTTCGTTTCTTTTTCCTCCCGAATATTCCAAGAATGACTAGTAATGCGCCAATTAATCCGACACTTCCACATATTTGCATTACGAGTCCTTTTCCATTTTCATGAATATATGATTGATATTCTTCTAAAGAACCTGAGAAGCTGTACATTACATCTACAGTCTGATCTTCGTTTACAGTACCAATCAAAAGAATTGGAGCATTAGCCTTTAGACCTTTTAATCTAATAGCTGTATTTTCTTCAGTTTTTTCTTCTAAAGGAATATGTGTAACCTTACTTCCTCGGAAAGGAATTTCTTTGAAGTTTACTTTTACCGAGTCAGAATTAAAGTTTACAGTCAAAAATTCTGGTACATAAAATTCGATAGGAGAGAAACCGTTGTATTTCCCGAAACTTTTAAATACCTCTTTACTCCCGATACACAGATTCTTAACCAGTTTTGGATTTGTATTTGAAACTTTTCCATTGATGAAAACCGTATCTCCCTCAGAAAAAGGAGTTGTCGTAACTGCTTTTTCATAAATCTCAAATTCTTTATTCAGTTTAGGAACACTGTAGAAGTAAAGGACGATGCTTAGTACGATAAAAAATATTCCGCCTGCTAGTCTCATGATTTGGTTGGTTTAGTAAAATTAAAAAGTTCTCTAAATTTTATGGAAGGTAAATTTAGAGAACTTTCAAGGAGTTTTTTATTTAATTTTTACAGCCGTTGCTCCGAAACCAAATTTTTCTTTTTTAGCTTCTTTGTAGAAGAGAACATCTGGATGTTTAGCCAATCTTCTGTGAAGTTCTAGCTTGAGTGATCCATTTCCGATCCCGTGAATGAACGTAATTTCATCCATTCCATTTACTATTGCTGCATCTAACTGTTTTTCAAACTCTAAAATCTGAAGACTCAATAAGTTGTCTTTACCTACAGCGCTAGCATCCAAACCAAGGGCTTCAGCATGTAAATCAATTTCTTCTTTAGGCTTAGGTGGCATAGCCAAAGAATGACCACCTTCAGCATTCGTATATAAAGATTCTTTGATTACATCTGTTTTAATTTCAAGTGGCTTAACTTCATCTGTATCTATTTGGAATACATAACCTTGTTTATCCATCAATGGAATATCTTTTTTCTGCTTAAAAAAAGAATTCGCCCTAAACTTTAATTTCTTAACCAATGGCTCTCTTAAAGCTGTAAATCCACTTTTGAATAGTAAAGCTTGAACAATAAAGTAAGGCCAAGAT
It encodes:
- the dnaE gene encoding DNA polymerase III subunit alpha — protein: MYLIFDTETTGLPKNFNAPIEDLDNWPRLVQLAWQLHDDKGNLINAENLIVKPEGFSIPFNATKIHGITTERAINEGHDLSEVLEIFAKDVARADKLIGHNVIFDINVTGSEFYRTGVESQLLETGTIDTKDVSVDFCAIPGGRGGKFKWPTLTELHVKLFGEEFDAAHDAAYDVHATTKCFFGLIAEGVVEPLNGIAVEDIVYEAPELDEANFVHQEESASKAGGSIDKEAALAELKDEPFTHLHLHSQFSILQATCEINAIVDKAKEMGMTSVALTDMGNMYAAFHFVRAALKADIKPIVGCEFFLSEDRTKQKFTKDNPDRRRTQNLIAKHKAGYHNLAKLASEAFISGYYAGFPRIDKNILVEFKEGLIATTGGLDSPINHLILNVGEEQAEQEFIWWLETFQDDFYIQLMRHGLEEEDYVNGVLIGFAKKYGVKYFAANNVYYMDKEGANAHDILLCVKDGEKQDTPIGRGRGFRFGFPNQEFYFKSPDEMKELFYDLPEAIRTTKEIDDKIEGYELARDVLLPAFDIPDEFKDPLDDEDGGKRGENNYLRYLTYIGAKDRYGEMTKELRERLDFELMIIENTGYPGYFLIVQDFTSSARDMGVSVGPGRGSAAGSAVAYCIGITNVDPIKYDLLFERFLNPDRVSMPDIDIDFDDEGRGDIINWVVDKYGSRQVSHIITYGTMAAKSSIRDTARVLDLPLSDSDRVAKLVPDMKLGKLFKMDDNQLREKLNSEQMEMARQLKEISEQDNLEGNVLNTARVLEGSVRNTGIHACGVIITPDDITNFIPVSTAKDADLLVTQFDNSVVEDAGMLKMDFLGLKTLTIIKDAIKMIKENHGVLIDTDDIPLNDHPTYRLYQGGETNGTFQFESPGMQKHLRSLVPDKFADLIAMNALYRPGPLEYIPNFIARKHGEEEITYDVDKMEEYLAETYGITVYQEQVMLLSQSLAGFTKGEADMLRKAMGKKIFALLEKLKPKFIEGGTERGHNPERLEKVWKDWEAFAAYAFNKSHSTCYSVVAFHTGYLKANYPSEYMASVLTHNMNDIKKVTFFMEECARMKIDVLGPDVNESRMDFTVNAEGAIRFGMGAIKGVGEGPINAIIEERENNGSYKNIHDFVERVNLKAVNKKAMEGLAYGGGFDGFKGLHRAQFFHTPEGDRLNGIEKLLRYGNQFQAEKSSAQISLFGAGSGVEMPKPKLPECDKWSQLVELRHEKEVVGFFISGHPLDMYKTEIDNLCVPLSRIDQHQNQEIKVGGMLSDVRILESKNGNKFGLFSLEDYDGVTGMAMFGEAFNLNKHMLNPGEFVCITGRVKESFRNKGQWELQPKSIMHLSEMKDKFINSVDLRINIEDLNEVLMKELLTLFENNQGKCDVNFEIIDQKEKIILNFLNRKFKIDPSNELISGIENLEGVTYNVH
- a CDS encoding DUF4837 family protein, which codes for MKKLMKLFFAFSIIAVTFLSSCNSKKEGKEKVADTTNYALPSANGAIGEIYLLMDSAKWEGELGAEVRKIFNETMPGLLQNETRFNVSYIRPKSFNRVLKRTKNLVFITSLESNSSDTEKLKEFYGKAMQDKFVETGEAYMSAGTDIYARGQKVLNIVSGSDRELMKLLKKNKQSIHKFFADADIARINEKMIFNTHLKNELKKEHGFSLNIPDGYKIAKDTAQFVWLRQPDVKWDKYLIVAYKDYESEKEFDYDSVIHFRDSLCKKFIYGNPAKKDSYVITLKDRFRPDTEVTELDGKFARELRGHWQTYSQTMGGPFVSYTVTDDENKRLYYVEGFVYAPSKDKMPFIRELEAVLTTFETN
- a CDS encoding ferritin — encoded protein: MNNTRLKSSLSNLVEESLNKQVELEDLSSQFYLSCASWCEIQGYQNAAKFLYEHAEEERMHMLKIFKYINAVGGHALAAEIKDIQTSFSSLREIFDQLLEHEIKVTKSINHLVDLCFQEKDWGTFQFLEWFVAEQREEEETARRIIEVFELIGEDHPQGKWLIDQELGKMVEGGGSSAEV
- a CDS encoding YhjD/YihY/BrkB family envelope integrity protein gives rise to the protein MSILNDIKRIGIQIQRWNRNIKKRVEDPEVSFLEKTLIRLWIWLVDTFTLLKETIIEYIEDDAISKAAAFTYYMILSLPSVLYIIITAAGPFLGEETVKQAIVEQISEFTSEDVSAQFDLILHNLSSVGGQTNIALINTLVLFFVATLAVYTLQNSLNTFWKVHKHKKVTILQAIFDRFLALMLILALAFSIGISLVFETTLFAINEFFETLVPDYTTELMHSLKTSYSLVFTSMIIALIFKYLPDAAIKFRDALFGGFVTASLMWMGQLGIGWYLAKVDFTSSYGAAGSLVIVMLWTFYTSQVLFFGAIFTYVYTRKHGKGIRSSSILRRLRGTANAKVPKVMTLHDRIQVEKATADDLPSIINAQVEMALETEDLILHRPTVELGVNNLFDHPEAGYYVVARLDDKVIGNLLVLKEWSDWRNGTVLWIHSLFIKNEYRHKGVFKMMYDRLKSEVKKDDKLKGIRLYVDKQNVKAQAVYEQIGMSKEHYEMYEWLKD
- a CDS encoding SpoIIE family protein phosphatase, producing MTVKTFKWILITSLLLISNFSFSQTDYILELEEKLKLENTEDTIRVKDLSYLSFSLWQFAPEKGISYGLEAIELAKKLNFERGIAISYRAIATCYYGMGELEKATAYNLNCLEIAEELKDQNLILSTLTNLGNCYVSNKDTIKAIKYYKESANRSNENELSPMLLNNIGIIYTDLYKFDSALLYLNSGIRIARENKNTNELTLLLLNKSESLIKNNKLDLAESHLQESEPLLKQLNSSYYNAFFHNVKALLYEKTNRLKLAEDHYKKAIEIAQEFGFKEQELKFHDFLATLYERENKYNQAYHTLRTFIKLSDESFSAERTKQIAEMEAKYEKVKAQKENELQKQQLLLQEQEIEAQLRIRNVFIAAFILFLLMAIGLLYNNSQRKKMNIILRKQQKDLQDQADTLTEFNEEIQSQKVVLEESNSLLQEKNIQITDSIKAAKSMQEGLLPSRKELLNSFQEVSNIYIPKDIVSGDIYWYKKIGKTTTIAVIDCTGHGVPGAFMSMKAYTLLEAVIHEFGNSDTANILNQMQNRLSETLDHSENLNEIGMDVVLCCIKEEKEECYKVQFVGAKRPLYYTQGGKLLKLKGDNLSIGIRSSSKSESVFTSQELSLSKGDILYLTTDGYVDASNSQRKKIGSTNFEDLLEVIKSKKLATQKEILTSTLNRHISDTALRDDITILAVKL
- a CDS encoding Smr/MutS family protein; this encodes MNIGDRVRHMHAPEEGIVVKFISDKEVEVEIEDGFRIPYLIGELVVVSKYEEAAFGSAKQDADHDSDKSIPTPKVLVSEKGIFIAFSHENDKLLSVYLINNTDLAIPFTFGTESSKIYEGVFTGGLSPKSSKKIHEVNLDNFESWPYFIVQALLFKSGFTALREPLVKKLKFRANSFFKQKKDIPLMDKQGYVFQIDTDEVKPLEIKTDVIKESLYTNAEGGHSLAMPPKPKEEIDLHAEALGLDASAVGKDNLLSLQILEFEKQLDAAIVNGMDEITFIHGIGNGSLKLELHRRLAKHPDVLFYKEAKKEKFGFGATAVKIK